A part of Miscanthus floridulus cultivar M001 chromosome 6, ASM1932011v1, whole genome shotgun sequence genomic DNA contains:
- the LOC136457689 gene encoding uncharacterized protein, producing the protein MGSYMGQQEHGISDGLYTYKHHHEGGADIHVIFVKKSKVRVLLSYIGTMFLLVTVCCALLSKDSLCLGSLWSISFASIIAKCLRCDPVKKESLVIMPTFGVQLEQHFWSGRVHRKFVPIGKILKPVLNEHVTPVSCYWSLALLLREEYELMLVFKNLNPPVKMLVPIWKALCAFVDSNTLSDSALPQST; encoded by the exons ATGGGCTCATACATGGGGCAGCAAGAACATGGGATATCTGATGGCTTGTACACTTACAAGCATCACCACGAGGGAGGAGCTGATATCCATGTCATCTTTGTCAAGAAGAGCAAAGTCAGGGTTCTGCTGTCATACATCGGCACAATGTTTCTTCTTGTGACTGTTTGCTGCGCCCTGTTGTCGAAG GATAGTTTATGTCTTGGTTCCCTTTGGAGCATTTCATTTGCCAGTATAATTGCAAAATGCTTGCGATGTGACCCTGTGAAGAAAG AGTCATTGGTGATCATGCCGACTTTTGGGGTTCAATTAGAGCAACACTTTTGGAG TGGAAGAGTTCATCGCAAATTTGTGCCCATTGGCAAGATTCTAAAACCAGTGCTGAATGAGCATGTGACCCCTGTCTCTTGCTACTGGAGCTTGGCCTTGCTTCTACGTGAAGAATATGAGCTCATGCTTGTTTTCAAG AACTTGAATCCACCAGTCAAGATGTTGGTTCCTATCTGGAAAGCATTATGTGCATTCGTAGACTCCAATACTCTGAGCGATTCTGCATTGCCTCAATCCACATGA
- the LOC136461701 gene encoding transcription initiation factor TFIID subunit 4b-like isoform X1 yields the protein MSKAPDDQLQATEQEGSVHPSQQAGQQHVNTADQFSKTEITEGSKNEQPVQVEQQNSHLQQARPEIQLQQAETNSFQLAEKETGCFGQQSFAGTKVDVTQPSVVQQNVKQTVGQQASSDAQDTRKGPSIPFNMLIPILQAHLDRDKDMQLQAVWAKLRRNEVHKDDFLRVIRNIVGDQMLKQAAHKVFVQMQAQAQRNSQANPSQQSLFSQVSSQPMPSSGSAQLHDQKLRPPGPPNQGHKNQVSSSPQAFAPPSGTQAQNSVHYLAHDNPNQNPDAKGTNAVPNQPPRMNTAVPLQAKNKQHQPTQLQQASQQIYGASNPGAQAYPRSITGSLRSPSPVPESQPSMHAPGMAPAKIVPPPTHPMMQHNAVAWQMHQNKELKTNAPPPNANVKQNSESVGKARVAGTASSSAKGKQGTPNSTPNASGGAKSSKKSGGQKKSLEAAGSTQPSRFLINKKQKTSGAFQEQSIDQLNDVTAVSGVNIREEEEQLLSAPMEESLASQEARRIAQEEEENLFLRKGPLLKKLAEIARKCDLKNISGDVEHCLSMCVEERLRRLISTLIRVSKQRIDTEKTGHRLVITSDVGRQILQMNQKAKEEWDKKQAEEADKNKKQTEADGSGATELEKEKEESRPKNVKPNKEEDDKMRTNAANVAARQAVGGSDMLSKWQLMAEQARQKREGLDVSAASQPGRGPGSRPLSKFGKGPSEHQEGSKRSHSVAFGTGGMNRPGRTPYAGPQRMISVKDVICALEREPQMTKSRLIYRLHERLPVDSTVD from the exons ATGTCAAAAGCTCCAGATGATCAGTTGCAAGCAACAGAGCAGGAAGGAAGTGTCCATCCAAGTCAACAAGCAGGGCAACAACATGTGAATACAGCAGATCAGTTCTCCAAAACAGAAATAACTGAAGGTTCAAAAAATGAACAACCTGTCCAAGTAGAGCAACAGAATTCCCACCTACAACAAGCACGTCCAGAAATTCAACTACAACAGGCTGAAACCAATAGCTTCCAGTTAGCTGAAAAAGAAACAGGGTGTTTTGGTCAACAGAGTTTTGCAGGCACCAAGGTGGATGTTACCCAGCCTTCAGTAGTTCAGCAGAATGTAAAGCAAACTGTTGGTCAACAAGCATCATCTGATGCCCAGGATACAAGGAAAGGACCATCGATACCATTTAATATGTTAATTCCGATCCTACAGGCACATCTTGACAGAGACAAAGATATGCAGCTTCAAGCTGTATGGGCAAAACTTAGG CGTAATGAAGTCCACAAAGATGATTTCTTAAGAGTTATCAGGAATATTGTTGGGGATCAAATGCTCAAGCAGGCAGCTCATAAAGTTTTTGTACAG ATGCAAGCACAGGCGCAAAGAAATAGCCAGGCAAATCCAAGTCAGCAGTCTTTATTCTCTCAAGTTTCTTCACAGCCGATGCCTTCCAGTGGTTCAGCACAGTTACATGATCAGAAACTTCGGCCACCTGGACCACCCAACCAAGGTCACAAAAACCAGGTGTCATCTTCACCTCAGGCTTTTGCACCACCATCAGGCACTCAAGCGCAGAATAGTGTACACTATCTTGCTCATGATAACCCGAACCAAAACCCTGACGCAAAGGGAACAAATGCTGTACCAAATCAACCACCTAGAATGAACACAGCAGTTCCATTGCAAGCAAAGAACAAACAACATCAACCAACACAGTTGCAGCAGGCCTCACAGCAAATATATGGAGCAAGTAATCCCGGTGCCCAGGCTTACCCTCGGTCAATCACTGGTTCTCTTAGATCACCGAGTCCTGTTCCAGAATCACAGCCATCCATGCATGCTCCTGGAATGGCTCCTGCAAAAATCGTCCCTCCTCCTACTCATCCAATGATGCAGCACAATGCAGTTGCATGGCAAATGCATCAAAACAAGGAATTGAAAACTAATGCTCCCCCTCCAAATGCTAATGTGAAGCAAAATTCTGAATCTGTTGGCAAAGCACGCGTAGCTGGCACAGCAAGTTCTTCTGCTAAAGGAAAGCAG GGAACTCCTAACTCTACACCCAATGCTAGTGGAGGTGCAAAGAGTAGCAAGAAATCGGGTGGGCAGAAGAAATCATTGGAAGCAGCAGGCTCTACGCAACCTTCAAGGTTTTTAATTAA CAAAAAGCAGAAGACATCTGGAGCCTTCCAGGAACAAAGCATCGATCAACTTAATGATGTCACAGCCGTTAGTGGTGTTAATATCAGG GAAGAGGAAGAACAATTACTGTCTGCCCCTATGGAAGAGAGCCTTGCCTCACAAGAAGCACGAAGAATTgcacaggaagaagaagaaaatcttTTCCTAAGGAAGGGTCCACTCCTGAAGAAACTAGCAGAAATCG CTCGGAAATGCGATCTGAAGAATATTAGTGGTGATGTGGAACACTGTTTATCAATG TGTGTGGAGGAGCGTTTGCGAAGACTCATAAGTACTCTCATACGAGTCTCAAAACAG AGAATCGATACTGAAAAGACCGGGCATCGACTAGTTATTACTTCAGATGTTGGTCGTCAAATTTTACAGATGAACCAGAAAGCTAAGGAAGAATGGGATAAAAAACAAGCAGAAGAAGCTGACAAGAACAAGAAACAAACTGAG GCTGATGGCAGTGGTGCTACagaattggaaaaagaaaaagaggaaaGTCGCCCAAAGAACGTCAAG CCCAACAAGGAAGAAGATGATAAAATGAGAACGAATGCTGCGaatgttgctgctcggcaagcAGTTGGTGGAAGTGATATGCTCTCAAAGTGGCAGTTGATGGCTGAGCAAGCCAGGCAGAAGCGAGAAGGCCTTGATGTGTCTGCTGCTTCACAGCCAGGCAGAGGACCAGGTTCCAGGCCATTATCCAAATTTGGAAAAGGTCCTAGCGAACACCAGGAAGGTTCAAAGAGGAGCCATTCGGTGGCATTCGGAACTG GAGGCATGAATAGACCAGGCAGGACACCCTATGCTGGTCCACAACGAATGATCTCCGTGAAGGATGTCATCTGTGCCCTTGAGAGGGAGCCTCAGATGACAAAATCACGGCTCATCTACCGGCTGCACGAGCGGTTGCCTGTAGATTCTACCGTAGATTAG
- the LOC136461701 gene encoding transcription initiation factor TFIID subunit 4b-like isoform X2, whose protein sequence is MSKAPDDQLQATEQEGSVHPSQQAGQQHVNTADQFSKTEITEGSKNEQPVQVEQQNSHLQQARPEIQLQQAETNSFQLAEKETGCFGQQSFAGTKVDVTQPSVVQQNVKQTVGQQASSDAQDTRKGPSIPFNMLIPILQAHLDRDKDMQLQAVWAKLRRNEVHKDDFLRVIRNIVGDQMLKQAAHKVFVQMQAQAQRNSQANPSQQSLFSQVSSQPMPSSGSAQLHDQKLRPPGPPNQGHKNQVSSSPQAFAPPSGTQAQNSVHYLAHDNPNQNPDAKGTNAVPNQPPRMNTAVPLQAKNKQHQPTQLQQASQQIYGASNPGAQAYPRSITGSLRSPSPVPESQPSMHAPGMAPAKIVPPPTHPMMQHNAVAWQMHQNKELKTNAPPPNANVKQNSESVGKARVAGTASSSAKGKQGTPNSTPNASGGAKSSKKSGGQKKSLEAAGSTQPSSKKQKTSGAFQEQSIDQLNDVTAVSGVNIREEEEQLLSAPMEESLASQEARRIAQEEEENLFLRKGPLLKKLAEIARKCDLKNISGDVEHCLSMCVEERLRRLISTLIRVSKQRIDTEKTGHRLVITSDVGRQILQMNQKAKEEWDKKQAEEADKNKKQTEADGSGATELEKEKEESRPKNVKPNKEEDDKMRTNAANVAARQAVGGSDMLSKWQLMAEQARQKREGLDVSAASQPGRGPGSRPLSKFGKGPSEHQEGSKRSHSVAFGTGGMNRPGRTPYAGPQRMISVKDVICALEREPQMTKSRLIYRLHERLPVDSTVD, encoded by the exons ATGTCAAAAGCTCCAGATGATCAGTTGCAAGCAACAGAGCAGGAAGGAAGTGTCCATCCAAGTCAACAAGCAGGGCAACAACATGTGAATACAGCAGATCAGTTCTCCAAAACAGAAATAACTGAAGGTTCAAAAAATGAACAACCTGTCCAAGTAGAGCAACAGAATTCCCACCTACAACAAGCACGTCCAGAAATTCAACTACAACAGGCTGAAACCAATAGCTTCCAGTTAGCTGAAAAAGAAACAGGGTGTTTTGGTCAACAGAGTTTTGCAGGCACCAAGGTGGATGTTACCCAGCCTTCAGTAGTTCAGCAGAATGTAAAGCAAACTGTTGGTCAACAAGCATCATCTGATGCCCAGGATACAAGGAAAGGACCATCGATACCATTTAATATGTTAATTCCGATCCTACAGGCACATCTTGACAGAGACAAAGATATGCAGCTTCAAGCTGTATGGGCAAAACTTAGG CGTAATGAAGTCCACAAAGATGATTTCTTAAGAGTTATCAGGAATATTGTTGGGGATCAAATGCTCAAGCAGGCAGCTCATAAAGTTTTTGTACAG ATGCAAGCACAGGCGCAAAGAAATAGCCAGGCAAATCCAAGTCAGCAGTCTTTATTCTCTCAAGTTTCTTCACAGCCGATGCCTTCCAGTGGTTCAGCACAGTTACATGATCAGAAACTTCGGCCACCTGGACCACCCAACCAAGGTCACAAAAACCAGGTGTCATCTTCACCTCAGGCTTTTGCACCACCATCAGGCACTCAAGCGCAGAATAGTGTACACTATCTTGCTCATGATAACCCGAACCAAAACCCTGACGCAAAGGGAACAAATGCTGTACCAAATCAACCACCTAGAATGAACACAGCAGTTCCATTGCAAGCAAAGAACAAACAACATCAACCAACACAGTTGCAGCAGGCCTCACAGCAAATATATGGAGCAAGTAATCCCGGTGCCCAGGCTTACCCTCGGTCAATCACTGGTTCTCTTAGATCACCGAGTCCTGTTCCAGAATCACAGCCATCCATGCATGCTCCTGGAATGGCTCCTGCAAAAATCGTCCCTCCTCCTACTCATCCAATGATGCAGCACAATGCAGTTGCATGGCAAATGCATCAAAACAAGGAATTGAAAACTAATGCTCCCCCTCCAAATGCTAATGTGAAGCAAAATTCTGAATCTGTTGGCAAAGCACGCGTAGCTGGCACAGCAAGTTCTTCTGCTAAAGGAAAGCAG GGAACTCCTAACTCTACACCCAATGCTAGTGGAGGTGCAAAGAGTAGCAAGAAATCGGGTGGGCAGAAGAAATCATTGGAAGCAGCAGGCTCTACGCAACCTTCAAG CAAAAAGCAGAAGACATCTGGAGCCTTCCAGGAACAAAGCATCGATCAACTTAATGATGTCACAGCCGTTAGTGGTGTTAATATCAGG GAAGAGGAAGAACAATTACTGTCTGCCCCTATGGAAGAGAGCCTTGCCTCACAAGAAGCACGAAGAATTgcacaggaagaagaagaaaatcttTTCCTAAGGAAGGGTCCACTCCTGAAGAAACTAGCAGAAATCG CTCGGAAATGCGATCTGAAGAATATTAGTGGTGATGTGGAACACTGTTTATCAATG TGTGTGGAGGAGCGTTTGCGAAGACTCATAAGTACTCTCATACGAGTCTCAAAACAG AGAATCGATACTGAAAAGACCGGGCATCGACTAGTTATTACTTCAGATGTTGGTCGTCAAATTTTACAGATGAACCAGAAAGCTAAGGAAGAATGGGATAAAAAACAAGCAGAAGAAGCTGACAAGAACAAGAAACAAACTGAG GCTGATGGCAGTGGTGCTACagaattggaaaaagaaaaagaggaaaGTCGCCCAAAGAACGTCAAG CCCAACAAGGAAGAAGATGATAAAATGAGAACGAATGCTGCGaatgttgctgctcggcaagcAGTTGGTGGAAGTGATATGCTCTCAAAGTGGCAGTTGATGGCTGAGCAAGCCAGGCAGAAGCGAGAAGGCCTTGATGTGTCTGCTGCTTCACAGCCAGGCAGAGGACCAGGTTCCAGGCCATTATCCAAATTTGGAAAAGGTCCTAGCGAACACCAGGAAGGTTCAAAGAGGAGCCATTCGGTGGCATTCGGAACTG GAGGCATGAATAGACCAGGCAGGACACCCTATGCTGGTCCACAACGAATGATCTCCGTGAAGGATGTCATCTGTGCCCTTGAGAGGGAGCCTCAGATGACAAAATCACGGCTCATCTACCGGCTGCACGAGCGGTTGCCTGTAGATTCTACCGTAGATTAG
- the LOC136461702 gene encoding probable staphylococcal-like nuclease CAN1 produces MSAPGCRQERRGSFHGRAGVSEKRTPPSLVLVCCIGAIALLAGASRTLASKELCLGSFWCIRLTPIGRNLQGVKYELRTLPVDAKAVTDGDTITVYVNMAHHPESSNVPQEVREAGIERSKALEANNYQKAGDLLKIILDAGYRQVRGIGGEQILAKKYRIRLRGVDAPESLMPYGKEAKEELVRLVQGKSLKISIYDTDWYGRLVGDVDCDGVFVQEHMLRKGLAWHYSTYDHRMELSKWENQAKTRRTGLWASSNPEKPWEWRKKKRTGTV; encoded by the exons ATGAGCGCTCCCGGGTGTCGCCAAGAGAGGAGGGGGTCGTTCCACGGCCGTGCCGGCGTCTCCGAGAAGCGCACGCCGCCGTCGCTGGTGCTTGTCTGCTGCATCGGCGCCATTGCCCTCCTTGCGGGCGCTAGCCGCACCCTAGCCTCAAAG GAGCTCTGTCTTGGCTCTTTTTGGTGCATTCGCTTGACACCTATTGGCCGCAACCTTCAAGGGGTTAAGTATGAGTTGCGCACTCTTCCT GTGGATGCTAAGGCTGTAACTGACGGCGACACGATTACTGTGTATGTTAACATGGCTCACCATCCAGAGTCTAGCAATGTGCCCCAGGAAGTGCGTGAAGCGGGCATTGAGCGAAGCAAGGCTCTGGAGGCAAATAATTACCAAAAAGCTGGTGATTTACTGAAGATCATACTTGATGCAGGATATAG ACAGGTTCGTGGCATCGGTGGGGAACAAATTCTTGCAAAGAAGTACAGGATAAGGCTAAG GGGGGTTGATGCACCAGAGAGCTTAATGCCATATGgcaaagaggccaaagaggagcTGGTGAGGCTGGTGCAGGGGAAAAGCTTGAAGATTTCCATATATGACACTGACTGGTACGGTCGCTTAGTTGGAGATGTTGACTGTGATGGGGTTTTCGTGCAG GAACACATGCTGAGGAAAGGACTTGCATGGCACTATAGTACTTATGATCATCGGATGGAGCTCAGCAAG TGGGAGAATCAGGCAAAGACAAGGCGAACAGGCTTGTGGGCATCGTCGAACCCTGAGAAACCATGGGAATGGAGAAAGAAAAAGCGCACTGGGACAGTATGA
- the LOC136457688 gene encoding protein MTL1-like produces MAAITSKEKEEALQLKQGESKVFSKLFTRESSAAAPSFRVYYGVASAGSVPFLWESQPGTPKNDAISTATLPPLTPPPSYYTAARQQQQQAAPPHSLSHRHRRNRSSSSSSSSSSTAAAATGKNNKKLSTKHYISIFSAMLPKMILHWRWSSRSAASSGSSPSAASSSCSSSSWSALSSSASSSVSLSSFRSAQSPAACSSMTMRSRVFAFSAADDDSEGEPAAAPMCFSVRHESFRAFRGCRVAMTMKSALASVGGHGGHAAGPTAAQKV; encoded by the coding sequence ATGGCAGCCATCACCAGCAAGGAGAAAGAGGAGGCTCTCCAGCTGAAGCAAGGGGAGAGCAAGGTGTTCTCCAAGCTGTTCACCAGGGAGAGCTCCGCCGCGGCGCCGTCCTTCCGGGTGTACTACGGCGTCGCCTCGGCGGGCTCCGTGCCCTTCCTGTGGGAGTCGCAGCCGGGCACGCCCAAGAACGACGCCATCTCCACGGCCACCCTGCCGCCGctcacgccgccgccgtcctACTACACCGCAgccaggcagcagcagcagcaggccgcgCCGCCGCACAGCCtgagccaccgccaccgccgcaacaggtcgtcgtcgtcgtcctcctcctcctcctccaccgccgccgccgccactggcaAGAACAACAAGAAGCTGTCGACCAAGCATTACATCAGCATCTTCAGCGCCATGCTGCCCAAGATGATCCTGCACTGGCGGTGGTCGTCCAGGTCGGCGGCCTCGTCCGGCTCGTCGCCCTCCGCCGCGtcgtcctcctgctcctcctcctcgtggTCGGCGCTCTCCTCCTCGGCGTCGTCGTCGGTGTCGCTGTCGTCGTTCCGCAGCGCGCAGTCGCCCGCCGCGTGCTCGTCGATGACTATGAGGAGCCGGGTGTTCGCGTTCTCGGCCGCGGACGACGACAGCGAGGgggagccggcggcggcgcccaTGTGCTTCAGCGTGCGCCACGAGAGCTTCCGGGCGTTCAGGGGCTGCCGCGTCGCCATGACGATGAAGAGCGCCCTGGCGTCCGtcggcggccatggtgggcatGCTGCTGGGCCCACCGCTGCACAGAAGGTGTAG